In Neptuniibacter halophilus, the genomic stretch TTTTGAAATTGTCACTGAAGAAGTAGATAAGCTGTTAAGCTATGAGGCTAATCCTTTACCGGATTTCTTAGTAGATATTAAGGAAGAACTACAACAGGAGGCATTATGAAGTCTTTATTTATTACTTTAATATTATTATTTAGCAATGCAGTTTTTAGTGCCTCAGACCCGCTTTATAAAAAGGTGTGTAATCCAGCCTATAAAGACCGGGTTGCTATTGTAAATGCTGCTTTACAAGGAAAAGAAAGCTATACAAAAAAAATTTCTCAATACAAGCTAAGTAATAGTGAACAAAAAGTTTTAAATACTTGTGTTATAAATTTCTTAGAGGAAGGACTGACCGGACTAAACCAAAAAAGCCCCCTGTTTAGTGGAAATATAGAGGGCTCTATCATTATGCTTTTGGATTTTGGAGTTCATCCAGGACACAAATATTCATGGAGCCTGAGTCCTTTTTCTTCTATCGACAAGCTAAAACCTCATTTAAGTTCAGGTTCTCATATCGATATTTGGAATAAATACTTAATCCCCCTATTGAGTGATGATATCGATGAATCCATACGTTTTAATATGCTGGTTTCAGGTCTGACCAGAAATAACCCTCATAAGATCATAGCATTAGCTGAAAACGGAATGAGCCTTAGTTTTTCCAGAGAGTTTTACTCATTAGCTAATCCAAAGCGCCCCGATATGCAGTACATGGAAGCATTGATTCGACATGTCATGTTTTCTCCCTACGCAGATGTGGATGCATACCGACAGGCGTTTAATGCATTGAGAAAGAAAGGGCTTAAATACTACGATATGGGCCATGGTTATGATCTTTTTAAACTCAAGGAATTAGTTAAAAAGAACTATGACCTTTCATTTGAATATGTAAAATATTTAGCTCATAACGGTGTTCAGGTGCACTTAAAACCTGTAGATGAATTTGGAAAGAATCGGCAGGATGAACTAAGTCAATCCACTGAATTAAATACCTTATTTGATAGGTATAAGGAACTGAATTCTCAGTTAGAAAAAGTGGTTAAACCTACCGATCATAGTCCTGTTACACAGTGGTTTCGAAGTGTTTCAAGCAATGATGTAGCAATGGTTAGAACTCTAAACGGAGTTGTGAATATTGATACTGAAAATGATTTAGGTAGTACTGCTTTGATCATTGCTGCGGAGAAAGGTTATTTAGATCTTGTAAAATACCTCGTGCAAAACGGCGCCGAACTGAAAACTAAAGACCTTATGGAGCTTGATGCGTATCAAGCAGCCATCAACAATGGGCATGAGGATGTGGCTGGATATATCAAAAACTCTATGAGCTACTAAGGTAAGACAGGAAGGTAAGTCGTCTTATGAGCTATGTAACAAGAATTGGTATGATATCGTCTTTAAACTATCTAAAAAAGCTATGCATCTCCTGTGTCGTAATATAATTGTTTCAGCCAATGCTTTTCATCGCTATACATTAAGAAATAATAATTTTTCAACCCTAGGCCCTGATATGAAACTAAATTCTGGATCTCTGGTACTTGTCTCTGCCCTACTGGCTATTTCATCAGAAAGCTTTGCATCTGACTGGGGTTATATAGATAAACAGGGAACCGTGGTCATTAATGCGAAGTTTGATGGTGCGAAGCCCTTTTCTGAAGGTCTTGCTCCTGTATTGTTAGGTGAAAAATGGGGCTACATTGATCGTTCAGGCAATGTAATTATCGCATCAGAGTTTGACACCGCCATTCCCTTCCATGAGGGTTTAGCCGCTGTTCTGAAAGATGGCTCATGGGGCTACATAAAACCTGATGGCAGTTTCAAATTAAAACCCTCATATGCAAACGCCTGGCCCTTTACCGAAGGGGTCGCCCGAGTAAGCTCTAAACAAGCACCCCGAAATTACTTTTTTATCGATCAAGACGGCAAACGCATTATTTCCCCCAAACAAAACTGGGATTTCAATGGAGATCCTACGGACCCGTTCTCTGATGGCCTTGCAATGGTTGGTGTCGATTATTCATATAAAACCAAATACGGCTTTATTGACCATAGTGGAGCCTGGGCGATAAGTTCAGAATATGATGGAGTAGGTAGCTTTAGCGGAGGGTTGGCCCCATTTTGGAAAGGTGGGCTGGTTGGTTACTTTGATCACCAGGCCCAGCCAGTAATCCCCCCTATTTACCATTACGGGCATAACTTTTCTGAAGGCCTGGCTTTAGTCCAAAACTCTAAAGGTAAATGGGAGTTTATCGATATCAGAGGAAACGTCATCTTTTCGATAGATGGCGACGGATATGGACTATGGCCTGCGCCGGGTATTGATTATTTGAATTGGGGGTTCTCAGAAGGTTTAGCTCCTGTCTACTTATCTGATCAATGGGTTTTTGTTGATAAAACAGGGAAAACGGTTATTGATGGCTCCTATAGCTCTCTTTTACCTTTTTCAGAGGGCCTTGCCCCAGTGGAATTTAAATGATGAAAATAAGAGTAAGTAACTTTCTTCCCCACTTAAAAGCAGCTCCGGTTTTGCTTTTATTCTGTATCACATCAGCAAACGGATCGGAAAAAGACCACCATAAGTTACCGCTGTTTTATATTCAGAACACTGTAAAAGAAGTAACTAATAGCAACACCCTTGAGGAAAAGTTTTCTCTGATTAACGATCTCAGGGAATCTTTACAAAAACATTTCACAGAGCTTGAGGGATCGATGCCTACACAAGTCCGCCTAGACTATCTGAGTGTTATGGAAGTATTTCTCCCAGCTATTCCAACAAACGAAATTTTCATGCAAGAAGATTGTGATTTATATTGGCAAACTTACACAAACCCGGATGGCATAATCTCCGCAACATCTGAGTCAGAGAAAGAAATCGGCAAACTTCTTTCCAGTATATGCCCCGGACTTAATAACTGAGATAAGTGGGATTGGGTTAAAATTCAGGGTATTTTATACAGTGTTTGGTACCAGAACCGTTCAATGCGTAGCAGGTATATTCATCACCTGATTGCCCCTGAGACATTACATCCACTACCTCTCCATTGATCGAGACTTTTATGTCTGTTTCGGGACCAACCTGCTCCATGATCTGTGTTTTATCCGCTAATACCCACTTGATCATATAGTCATTGGCACTAGCGCAAACTTTAACCTGGCAAGCAATCGCCTTCTCTTCCTGACCAGTTACCACTTTGCAAACACCTTCTCCTGAATCACATCCAGCATGAGTATGCGAAGAGATGAACACAGGTATAAGGATAGTCAGGTATTTCTGAGGCTGTAATCTTCCTAACAGGCTGTTCAAAATATCCCCCTAACTAAAATCGTCTGAATCAAAAAAGCACAAATGATGCACAATGTCGTATACAACACGATACATCCCATAGGGAGGTGACATATCTGTTTCAGACACTGAGCTACCGCCTTTCTCTAATCGATCCAGTGCTTGCAGGCAACTCTCTGAATCCAGAGTATTAAGCTCAGCATGGGCTAACGCAGCAACTAGTTCCTGATAATCATAGTGCTCACTTAGCTGATCTGACTCATCCAATTTAAAGAGATCATATTCCAAAGTGATTAGAGCCTGTTGCTTCTTTTCAAAAGTAGGTGAGGTTTCAACCTTAAACAGTGTTTCCTGCAACATTACCTCAATAGGGTCTTCCCCACCTGATCCTGCCAGCAGTTTAACTGGCATAAAGAGCACAATAGCTAGAACAAGGTTCTTATATAGGTTCATTAGTTCATTCCCCCATTGTTTTCAGGACTCGGAGTCTGAAGAAGAGAGCAGCTAGGAGTAATAGCATCGCGATGAAGCCTGAAGTGATAGCCATGTTTTCAAAATAAGGGGTAAAGATGGTTATGGCAGCCCCCAGCCCGAAAAGATTGACTATTACAGAAAGAGAGATGGAAATCAGTATGATCTTTTTACGGAAATAAGCGACAAAAGGGGACAGGAAAAGAATCACTACTGTTGTGAATATAACCAAGGCTAGCATCAAAACGTTCTCTAACCCGATTTTCATTACAAGATAAAGTCCGTAGATAGGTATCCATGACTCCCCATCGATCTGAATCGATGGTCTACCGATAGTCAGTCGTCCAAAGTGAGGATCTGCAGGCAAAAGTAATACGGGCGAGATCAGGAAGTAGCAGTATAAGGCAACACCAAAAATTGAGAGCAGCAACGTGATATTTCTATAAGGTGCTTTGTGCATAGCTGATTACCGCTCGACCCTTCTGATCACTTGGCTATTCATATCAAATTCAAACGCTTCCCATGTCCCCCAATGTGAGCAGTAGGTACACAGCTCCAAACTAATCTTAGAGGAAGACAGTGATGTGTATTCAGGATAGTAGAGAAAGTGTTTCGAGCACCCAGAAGGAATACTATACAGGTGAAACCAGCTATCTGTTTCATTCACATGCAGCAGATCTACACCCGCACTGTCACAATCATGAATAAACTCGAGTCGATGAATTTCGTATTCAGGATGTTTTACTACCAATGAGAATTGGCTGTAACTGGGTAAGCAGCTCCGTTCGTAAATCTCATCATCCTGCCCCACCTCACAATCAGGCACATTGTAATAGCCGTTATATCGCTCAAAGTGTTCTAGGATAGAAGCTCGAGGATCACTGCTTAGCTCTGTGACTTGTAAAGTATCATTAAGGTCTGACCTTCCCTGCTTACCCTTTAGAGGGGTCAGACTTTCAATCAACTGCTGTTCCGCTTTGACAGCCTCTACGCTCAACTGTTTGTAGGCATCGATCAAATCTACACAACCCTTAGTCGTTAAGAAGCCCTCAGTGACTTCCTTATACTCAACGCGCTTATGCTTTTGATCGTAAAAAACATAAAATAAATCATCCGGGCGGGCGGCATTTACCGTCCCAGAGTAGTTACCCGCAAATATCAGGCTCATATTTCCATTCGATTCCCGTAAGCAGTACCCCCTGAAAGACACATAGTCATATGAGGCTTCAGGCCCAGGGATATCTTCAGAAGCAAATGTTCCCTCTCTGCCATTAATAGCGAAAACAGTCACATCATTCCAACTAAGTGCTGCACTACTTATCATGCTGCTCTCACCAGCAGCAATCATCTCTGCATCATCGTCATACACAGAGACCGCAATGATATTTAGTTGGTCATTCGCTGTGCTAAAAGGGCCTTCTACCTGAATTGTCCCGGTTTCTACATGAATATCGACAGAGCTGGAGGGAACAGTTGTTAAGGGCTGACAGCCTGATACTAAAAGGAGACTCATCATTGAAAACAACACAAGAAAGAACTGGGATGAATTACGGCTAACTGTCTGGACCATTTCCATTCCTAAAATCCATTCATAACGGGTGTCATCAGACACCATGGAAGATGTACGGAAGGTTAACTATATTGCTTTTAAGCAACAAAGCGTAAGCATCTCAGGTTATATTCATAAACTGACTATAATTATCAGCTAATAAACCGAACACATGCGATACTTATGAAAGAGACTGTAGATAAAACTGTGTAACTGCCTATTACAGAGCCAGCAATGGCTAAGGATAGGCAGTATGGATAAGAAACAACTCGAAACCCTCGCTCGTGAGGCCGCCAAAAGCATCAAAACTGAAAGTGACCTTAATGTCTTCAGGCAGATGCTGACCAAAGTCACCGTGGAAACCGCCCTCAATGCCGAGCTGAATGATCATCTGGGTTATGATAGGCACGGTAAAAGCCCATCGGATAACAGCCGTAACGGCCACTTCATCAAGACCCTACGTACTGAAGACGGCCAGTTCGAGATCGATGCACCACGAGATCGGGATGGCAGTTTTCAACCTCAGCTAGTCAAAAAGCAGCAGACTCGCTTTACGTCAATGGATGACAAGATTTTGAGCCTATATGCCAAGGGGATGACCGCCCACCCTGTTATTGATAGATACTGAAGAAGCCGAAGGTGGCGGTATTTTCAGAGAGGGGTTATCAGTTCGCAGTAGAAAAAGTACGTTATAGGCAGCATGGTGCTTTTCACTCTGTAACACTTTACTTTAACCACCCTGTAGTAGAAAGGCTGAAAATTGTATCGACACAACACCCTCGAGAGATCTATGTTTATCAGCTACAACAACAAACAGCAGGGGAAGGCTTCTGGGAAACACTGGAGAGCGCCTTAAACTCGGTTCAGCATATTGGTGGACAGATGTTCACTATTAAGCCAACAGCAAAACACTATTACGATTAAGGGAGGTAAAAGGAATTTATGCTTGATTATTTGTGTATTCCTGCAGAATACCTGACTGCTGATGAGAACCTCAAAACTAGCCCCATAGTCGATTCTCAGAACCGGGGTTGGCACTGTGGTAAGCCACCTGAATTGACGCCGAAGATTCAAGACAGCTTAAGTTCAGAGTATGCATATGCTGCATGGGAACTGAATTGCCTTAAGAGACTATTGGATCAGCTACATGTACCCACACCTGGGATGTTCGGTGGCTGGCCTACGGAGATCAGCGAGGTCTACAGTCTGGCGACAAAGATTAAAGCAGAATCCCAAGATTCATTAGCTATGGCTTTGGCCAATGTAGAAATACCAAACATAGATCAATCCATCAATCTTAATGCACTTCGATCTACACAATTACCCCTTTCAACACTCAGCAAAGATGAACGCAAGACTCTTTTAAAACATGCCAAAAGGGTTTGCAAAAAGCACCGGGAGTACGGTTCAGAAAAATACTTCTCAGGTGAATTCCGCCAAAACCGAGAGAACTATGCCAAAGATATCATTCGGGCTGCAGACTACGCTCTGGACCTGATTGAAGCCATTCCACGTAATTCTCTCTCTGTTGAGACAATTCAGTACATTCTTGAACATGGTGAGCACACCTACCTAGAGGAGTATGAAGATATGGAGGGGTTTGCTATCGGGACCCTAAGATGTATCCAACATGAGATATCTGAGTAACGCGGAAATCGAATCAGACGAGATTCCATCTCCTCATGGAGTGCTGCTATATAGGGTTACACTGGGAATCTAGTCTATTATTCGGTCTTGGCTTAACCCTTCTCGTAGACAGAAAGCTGAATTAACAGCTGCTTTTGGCACATTGCAGTCGCCTCTGTTCTGTTTATCAATTTATTTCACTATATCTGAACTTCAAGACATTCCTTTCGACTCTACTGAGATGCGTGCCTTCCTGAAATGTGAGGGCACGCAGAAACGACCCGCTGTTACAGGGACTTTAATTCCTTACTTATAAGAAACGGCAGTTCTGCATACGGATGCCCCGCGTACACACGCCCCTAGAACAGTGAGTTGCTTTTTTACGCATATACCTGAAGCTGTTTCCCCCGTAAAATAGCGCCCTTTTCAGTAATCCGGGCGTTTACGTCCGCCAATCAGTAACGCCTATGCCTTTACCTACACCTGCTGCGCGTAAACTTAAGCACACCCGCCGTGTTATCTGCGAAGGATATGAGCGGGAAGACGGACTCTGGGATATCGAAGCGTTTCTGCTCGATACCAAGAGCTTTGATCTGCAGATCCGGGATCTTAACCCGCGTACCCTGCCAGCCGGTGAGGCTCTGCACGGAATGTCGATCCGCATTACCGTGGATCTGGAGCTGAATATTCTCGATGCCGTGGCGACGATGGATCACACCCCCTTTAAACAGTGTCCGGCCATTGCCAGTGCGTACAGGCAACTGATCGGCCTGAAAATTCAGCCGGGTTTTACCAAACAAACCAAAGCACTGTTTGCCGGTCGCAGCGGCTGCACACACCTGCTTGAACTGCTTGGCCCGCTGGCTACGGCGGCCTTTCAGTCAACCCATCAGGAGCGGGAGAAAGCCGCTAATTTCTGGCAGGACAGCGATGAACGCCCCCCGCTGCTGGACACCTGTCATGCGCTGGCGGCGGATGGCCCTATTGTGAAGAAGCACTGGCCTCACTATCATCAGGGAAATCAACCGGAAGCCATCCCGGTTACCAACCTGGAGCAGGAGCCGCGCTGCAATCAGCCTGAGCCTGCCTGAACAAGGAAAAGACGATGCTGATTCATCCCAATAAGTCCTGCCTGCTGATTGTCGATATTCAGGAGAAACTGGTTCCGGCCATTCATAACAAAGAAACGCTGGTAGAAAACACCCGCTGGCTGGCGGAGATTGCCGGCAAGCTGAATGTGCCGGTACTGACGAGTGAACAGTACCCGCAGGGGCTCGGCCATACGATTGCCGAAATTGCCGAGGTGGTACCGGCCGAAGGAATCATGGAGAAAGTACATTTTTCCTGCATGTCCGAGCCCGCCTGCAATGAAAAGATCAACGCCCTGCGTCCCAATCAGGTTGTCGTTGTCGGAATGGAAGCCCATGTCTGTGTGCTGCAGACCGCGCTTCAGCTCAAACAGCAGGCACGTGAGGTGTATGTGGTGGCAGACTGTGTCTCTTCACGTAATCCGGAAGATAAAGCGCTGGCGCTGGAACGCATGCGTCAGGCTGGTATTTACGTGGTAAGCCGGGAGATGGTGGCTTTTGAGTGGATGCAGAAAGCCGGAACCGACAGCTTCCGCGAGATTTCAAAAAACTATATCCGCTGATTCGGTGAAGCTGGCCGGGTAACACCGCCAGCTTTTTTCAGACAAAACACCTTCCGTTTACGTAAACTACCCTATACAGGTATTCCCTTATTGTTTATTATCAGGCGATAACAGGTCTGGTGATCTATTCGACAATAATTAGAACGGAAAAGATTATGAGCAATCCACTGTGGAGCCCAACGCAAGCGCAAGTTGAACAGAGTCAGGTTTATCAGTTCATGCAGCATATCAATCAGGCACATGGACAAAAGCTGGACTCCTATTCCAGTTTTCACCAGTGGTCAGTATCCCACCCGGAATCCTTCTGGAACGAGATATGGGATCGCTGCGGGGTGATTGGCCATAAAGGGGATGCGCCCTATCTGGTTGACGGCGACAAAATGCCCGGCGCTAAATGGTTCCCACAGGCGCGAATTAATTTTGCCGAAAACCTGCTGCGCTACCGTGATGAGCGCAGCGCTATAATCTTCCGCACAGAAACCGATCAGCGTGCTGAGCTAACCTATGCCGAGCTTTACACCCGGGTCGCTCAGTATGCAGCCGGCCTGAAACAACGCGGTGTCGGCAAAGGTGACGTGGTTGCCGGCTTTATGCCCAATATTCCGGAAACCCTGATCGCCATGCTGGCCACAACCTCGCTGGGTGCGATCTGGACCTCCTGCTCGCCCGATTTTGGTATTCAGGGCGTGATGGATCGGTTTGGTCAGGTTAAGCCGAAGGTTCTGTTCACGATCCCTGCCTACCTCTATAACGGTAAAAAGATCGACTGCATCGAAAAAGTGGAGAAGATCGCGGCTCAGCTAGACTCCACGGAACAGGTGGTATTTGTGCCCTATCTGGGACAAAACGAAACGATCACCGACGTGCGTCATGCCTGCTGGCTGGATGCATTCGTTGACACCAGCGCCACCGAAGTAAGCTTCGAGCCTGTAGAGTTCTCCGCACCGCTCTATATCATGTACTCTTCCGGCACGACCGGCACACCCAAATGCATTGTCCACAGTGTCGGCGGCACCCTGCTGCAGCACCTGAAAGAACATCAGTTACACACGGATATACGCCGCGAAGACAAGCTGTTCTATTACACGACCTGCGGCTGGATGATGTGGAACTGGCTGGTCAGCGGGATCGCCTGCGGCTGTACTCTGGTCCTGTTTGACGGCTCGCCGTTTGCCCCCTCGCCTTCGGTGCTATGGGACATTGCTGAACAGGAAAAAATCAGCGTGTTCGGCACCAGCGCCAAGTATATTGCCGCGCTGGAAAAAGCCGGC encodes the following:
- a CDS encoding WG repeat-containing protein, with protein sequence MKLNSGSLVLVSALLAISSESFASDWGYIDKQGTVVINAKFDGAKPFSEGLAPVLLGEKWGYIDRSGNVIIASEFDTAIPFHEGLAAVLKDGSWGYIKPDGSFKLKPSYANAWPFTEGVARVSSKQAPRNYFFIDQDGKRIISPKQNWDFNGDPTDPFSDGLAMVGVDYSYKTKYGFIDHSGAWAISSEYDGVGSFSGGLAPFWKGGLVGYFDHQAQPVIPPIYHYGHNFSEGLALVQNSKGKWEFIDIRGNVIFSIDGDGYGLWPAPGIDYLNWGFSEGLAPVYLSDQWVFVDKTGKTVIDGSYSSLLPFSEGLAPVEFK
- a CDS encoding acetoacetate--CoA ligase, whose amino-acid sequence is MSNPLWSPTQAQVEQSQVYQFMQHINQAHGQKLDSYSSFHQWSVSHPESFWNEIWDRCGVIGHKGDAPYLVDGDKMPGAKWFPQARINFAENLLRYRDERSAIIFRTETDQRAELTYAELYTRVAQYAAGLKQRGVGKGDVVAGFMPNIPETLIAMLATTSLGAIWTSCSPDFGIQGVMDRFGQVKPKVLFTIPAYLYNGKKIDCIEKVEKIAAQLDSTEQVVFVPYLGQNETITDVRHACWLDAFVDTSATEVSFEPVEFSAPLYIMYSSGTTGTPKCIVHSVGGTLLQHLKEHQLHTDIRREDKLFYYTTCGWMMWNWLVSGIACGCTLVLFDGSPFAPSPSVLWDIAEQEKISVFGTSAKYIAALEKAGNKPGSSHDLSDLRAVLSTGSPLAHESFEYVYRDIKADLLLASISGGTDILSCFALGCPMLPVYTGELQCRGLGMDVAIFDDQGQEIREQKGELVCRSPFPSMPIGFWADESGEKYRSAYFAQFDNIWAHGDYGELTAHGGVIIHGRSDAVLNPGGVRIGTAEIYRQVEKVDEVQESICIGQPWKDDTRVILFVVLKPGFTLDDELSTRIKQTIRANTTPRHVPALIIQVADIPRTISGKIVELAVRKVVLGETVTNKDALANPQALELFANLPQLQS
- a CDS encoding DUF2889 domain-containing protein, which translates into the protein MPLPTPAARKLKHTRRVICEGYEREDGLWDIEAFLLDTKSFDLQIRDLNPRTLPAGEALHGMSIRITVDLELNILDAVATMDHTPFKQCPAIASAYRQLIGLKIQPGFTKQTKALFAGRSGCTHLLELLGPLATAAFQSTHQEREKAANFWQDSDERPPLLDTCHALAADGPIVKKHWPHYHQGNQPEAIPVTNLEQEPRCNQPEPA
- a CDS encoding ankyrin repeat domain-containing protein; the encoded protein is MKSLFITLILLFSNAVFSASDPLYKKVCNPAYKDRVAIVNAALQGKESYTKKISQYKLSNSEQKVLNTCVINFLEEGLTGLNQKSPLFSGNIEGSIIMLLDFGVHPGHKYSWSLSPFSSIDKLKPHLSSGSHIDIWNKYLIPLLSDDIDESIRFNMLVSGLTRNNPHKIIALAENGMSLSFSREFYSLANPKRPDMQYMEALIRHVMFSPYADVDAYRQAFNALRKKGLKYYDMGHGYDLFKLKELVKKNYDLSFEYVKYLAHNGVQVHLKPVDEFGKNRQDELSQSTELNTLFDRYKELNSQLEKVVKPTDHSPVTQWFRSVSSNDVAMVRTLNGVVNIDTENDLGSTALIIAAEKGYLDLVKYLVQNGAELKTKDLMELDAYQAAINNGHEDVAGYIKNSMSY
- a CDS encoding hydrolase: MLIHPNKSCLLIVDIQEKLVPAIHNKETLVENTRWLAEIAGKLNVPVLTSEQYPQGLGHTIAEIAEVVPAEGIMEKVHFSCMSEPACNEKINALRPNQVVVVGMEAHVCVLQTALQLKQQAREVYVVADCVSSRNPEDKALALERMRQAGIYVVSREMVAFEWMQKAGTDSFREISKNYIR